Below is a genomic region from Pseudomonadota bacterium.
GCAATATAATCAACATCCAGAACTTGTTTCTTCAAAAGCTTCTTAACTTCAATCTTATTTGAATGAGAATAGGTTTTGTCAAACATCTTCTCGCTATGCCCCATCATCTGGAAAGCATTTTCTTTAGACAGTCTGCCTTCCCTAACTAATTTATGTAACTCCTCGCCTTTGCTATGACGTAATAAATAATTTTTTGTTTTCTTGCCAAGAACCCTTTTCGTTAATCGAGAAAACCACATATTAACCATGCCCGAAGAGATGCAAGTATTGGAATTTTTACTAGAAGGAAAAACATAGGGACTTTTAATGCCACTTGTTTCCTGTGATTTTTTTAACTCATTCAAAAAATAAACAGATTGAATAAGAGGGGGAGATGTTCTCTCCTTGTCAGTTGAATTCTTGTTTTTTTTAGAATTGACATTAAAGAAATAAACATCAGGATCCTCCATATCAATATCAGCCCATTTCAAATTTCTACATTCAATAGTTCTCAAAGCCCCTTCGTACTGACTAACCAAGAAAGTCTTCCATGAAAGAGACTCCTCTCCTCTAATTAATCGGGCGACATCGTCTTTAGTTAGAATGTCCTCAGGATCTATTTTGTCCTTTCTCTGAGCATCGCCATTATATTTTATGTCGGAAAAACCTTCAAAACGATCACTCCAATCCTTAAAATGCCACTTCAAGAACCTCTGAACAAAACCCTTTACATCATTCTTGTAATAATCAGAAAAACCACTTTTTTTTAAAATAACCAAAAACTCCCTCAAATCCTCCAAATTTACAGAAGACAAAGGTTTCTCGACCATAAGCAAAAATCTTACAGCATTGGATTTAGACTTTTGAGCACGTGAAGGAGAAGCAGATATTAAACAATATTTCTCAAAACTATCCACGACAGCCCTCTCTGCCTTATCGAGATTCGCCAGAGCATCATTAGTAGTATTGTGATTACAATCAAACTCAATAAGTGCTTTTTTCATCAAAAAAAACAAAGAATGATGACTATTTAAAGTTTGAGGCTTGCACAGAAAATGCGAGGCTGAGCTACAGGCTCATAAATTTCGTGCAAGACTTAAGAAAAAGGCCTGCCAAAATCTTGATTTAGGAAAACATTTATGTTTTTTAAACTTAATTGAACAACATAGCAAAACTCAATCATGACGTAGTTTCTTCGCCCCTCATCTCACACATGACCTCATACTTCAAAGGAGAAGTATACAAATCAATTAAAGTCTGAGCCCACCGTGGAACATAAACATCATTAATCCTTTCTCGATTCAGCATGCCCATTTTCCCATAATACTTTTCCATCTTCCAAATGCTTCACTCTTTATCTCAAAACTAACCAGCATAATAAGGATTCGAACCAATAACTCCATACTGATCTCCCATCCTTTCAATTATGTGACAGAGCTTGAGATTGAAATCGGTTATCACATTGTAAATGCCCGAAATGCTCTTCTCGATCTTAAGCACGGATTTTTTTACCCTTGTTTCCAGATTGTCTTTTGCCATTGTGTTTAATTATGAAATGGTAACGGAATGGGGGTTTATAATGGTTGTATAAGGATAGATGTTTTGAAAATTTTCTCTGGTAAAGAGTTGGGACTGCCAGGAAAAAGAGTGGAAGGAAAAGCCTGTTTCGAGAATGGGCCACTCAAATTGCTCGTCGGAGGAACTGGTTTTTACTGGAGCGGATTTCATACTCAGGAAAAAAAATATGGAGGCACTTTACAGCCATGCCCAGGGCTTTTTTTTTGTGGGTTTTGATGTGCCTTTAATAACAACATTCAAGGCAGGTTATTTCAGGATCTTTACCATTTCTGATCGTGACATCGTTTCCGAGCCAATGACCAAAAGTAACATGGTGCCCGCAATCAAGACGAAATTTCCTGTTTCCAAGATTTTTGACAACCTGTCTTAACACTTCTGCGTCCTCATAGACTTGCTTTTGCTCTTTTCGCATAAGCTACTCCTTTCCGTTTGTTTGGCGACATTGCCCAAATTGATAGAAAGGAAAAGGCTGAAGAGTTTATATGGGTTGTATAAGGATTAGTGCAGGTGGAGAGAAGTTGTGACAGGAGAACTCTAATTTGTGCTGGTACTAATTTAAGGGGGAGGCACATCTTAATTTGAATATTGTCAATCAAGGACCATCATAACCGTCTCCTCTTGGACATCCCCCATTTTTCTAGCAGACGTTTTTCGAATTTCAATCTCGTAAGGACCGATATTCAGTTTGTAAGGCATATTCTACAGAGAAACTTGTTGTCAGGTATTTGGATTTGTGGTCTTTATTGAATTTGCAGTTCTGTGGGCCTGTCAATCTATGGTCTGGGGAGTCTTTCTTTTCTGTATTACTTCCTAGGTCAAAATAAAAATTGATTGCGTTGTTATTGAAACAGGGGAGTCAAGATGTTGAACAGCACGAGCAAGTTCACAGCCCAAACACCAGTTAAAATGATCATTGATAGTTTTTTGTTTCTCAGCCTGCTTCTATCGGCAATGTGTCTGGTGTCGGAAGCGGTTTATGCCTCAGAGTTGCTGCAGTTCACTACTGGAGGCCATGTTTTGGGTTTCAGTGACAGCGGAGTGGTGGTGGCTGGCGGAAACCATGCAGTAAAAGTTGATTTTGTCGGAGCGGCAAAAGTGCTCCCAACCGTCAATGAAGGTAATACTTTTTCAACTGAAACAGTGCGAGGAGTCCCGATTCTCAATCGGGTAACCTATGATAATCTTTGGGATAAAATTACTCTCAAATATGATCGAACCGAAAGCGGTCTGGTGGAGAGTACCTACCACATCTCCCCTCATGGCAAGCAGGATTCGCCGATTGATCTGGTTCGCCTCCGTTACAATCTCCCGGTTAGCCTAGACTCTAGCGGCAACCTTGTCATCACCTATGAGACCGGCCAGATGCAGGAGTCAAAGCCTGTGGCCTGGCAAGATATCGATGGTCTGCGTCGACCCATATCCGTTAACTTCAGGATATTGTCTTCCACTGAAGTCGGATTTGCCCTCGGCAACTATGATAACCGCTACGCCCTGGTCATTGATCCGGTACTTAGCTGGCACACCTTTTTAGGATCATCGGCCTATGATTTTGCCTCTGGAATCACTAAAGATGCCAGCGGGAATCTCTACGTAACAGGTTATAGTACTGCGACATGGGGATCGCCGCTGAATGCTTATGCAGGAGGTTATGATGCATTTGTGGCCAAGTTGAACAGTTCCGGCGCCCTGCAATGGAACACCTTTTTGGGTTCCGCCAACACAGATTATGGCTATGATATCACTGCCGACACCAGCGGCAATCTCTACATAACAGGTTCTAGCTGGGGCGCATGGGGAGCACCGCTAAATGCTCATGCAGGTAGTGCAGAAGGGTTTGTGGCTAAGCTGAACAGTTCCGGTGTCCTGCAATGGAACACCTTTTTGGGTTCAGCCCAACCAGATTCTGCCTATGCCATTACTACTGATACCATAGGCAATATCTATATAACAGGTAGTAGCTACGCATGGGGATCACCGCTGAATGCTCATGCAGGAGATTCTGATGTCTTTGTGGCCAAGTTGAACAGTTCCGGTGTCCTGCAATGGCACACCTTTTTGGGTTCAGCCAACTTAGATTATACCCGTGGAATCATTACCGACACCAGCGGAAATCTCTACATATTAGGGCAGAGCGATGCCACATGGGGATCGCCCCTGAATGCTCATGCAGGCAGTGAAGATGCATTTGTGTCCAAGTTGAACAGTTCCGGTGTTCTGCAATGGCACACCTTTTTGGGTTCAGCCAACGCAGACAGAGCCCAAGGAATTACTGCCGACATCAGCGGTAATCTCTACATAACAGGTTTCAGTCCCGCCACATGGGGATCGCCGCTGAATGCTCATGCAGGCAGTGAGGATGCATTTGTGGCCAAGTTGAACAATTCCGGCGTTCTGCAATGGCACACCTTTTTGGGTTCAGCCAGCGCAGATCGTGGCTTTGAAATCACTAGCGACTCCAGCGGCAATCTCTACATAACAGGTTATAGTACTGCTACATGGGGATCGCCGCTGAATGCTCATGCAGGCAGTGAAGATGTGTTTGTGGCCAGTCTGAACAGTGCTGGCGCTTTACAATGGCACACCTTTTTGGGTTCATCCAGTGCGGATGGTGGCATTGATATCACTGCTGACACCAGCGGCAATCTCTACATTACAGGTTATAGCCCCGCCACATGGGGCTCGCCGCTGAATGCCCATTCAGGCAGCGAAGATGCGTTTGTGGCCAAACTTTATGTTGACACGAGCCCCGGTTTGTCCACTGGCCTAGTAGCTTATTACCCGCTTGAATGCGATGCTAGTGACCAAAGTGGTAATGGAAATGACGGCACCATCATGAACACACCGACTTGTCAGGCCGGAGTGAATGGTTCTGCTTTGCATTTTGTTGGCAGAAGTCATACAGGAGCAGATGGGGATCATGTTCTGTTGCCTGATATGGGCGTTGCCTCCATGTCTGAGATGTCCATGTGTCTCTGGGTTAACGAAGAGGGGATGGCTGCCACTAGCTGGGGCGGTGAGTCATATATTGTTTTTGGTTCCGTTCCTTCTGGACGAGCTGGGATATGGCATGAGGGTAACGATGTCGAGTTGGCAGAAACAAGTATCGGTCTTGCAGTAGGCAACGGTAATGTTACAGGAGAACTGGCTTTACAAGTACCATTTTATAAGGCGACAGATCGCAATGCCTGGAAATTCTATTGTATGTCTTACGATGGAACAACGCTTGATGCTTACATGGATGGCCAGTTGGTTGATTCTGCTCCCAAGACTTTGCATATTGCATCAAACAACGCCGCTCTTGCCCGGCACTGGTGGAGCGGGAGCTCAACATCTACACGTTTCACAGGCTTAATGGATGAAGTAAGAATTTACAACAGGCCCCTTAGCAGCACGGAGATACATGACTTATACATTCAGGATGCTCCTGGTGGTGATACTGACGGTGATGGCATCTTTGATACTCAAGATCCCGATGATGACAACGATGGCGTTGCTGATGCCCTGGACACGAACAGCACCAATCCTACAATCTGCGGTGACACCGATAATGATACCTGTGATGATTGTTCTGTGCAGGTCGATGGCTTCGGGCCGCTGGTGGATTCTATCCCAAATGACGATGGGCTTGATAGCGATAGTGACGGGATTTGTGATGCAGGAGATCTTTGTGCCTCAGATCCTGCCAAAACTAATCCTGGTATATGCGGTTGCGGAACTCCTGATACCGGTGATAGTGATGTTGACGGTGTTCTTGATTGTATCGATGCCTGTCCAGGTTTTGATGATAACCAGGATGCTGATGGTGATAGCATCCCAGATGGTTGTGATACCTGGGATGTGACCCCTTCTGCAGGGGCTGGAGGTTCAATCAGCCCGGCAGTTATTCAGCCAATCATTTATGGAGAAACTGCCAGCTTCACAATTATTCCTGATACCGATTACAGCATTGATGCAGTAACGGGTTGTGGTGGAAATCTTGTCGGTTCCATTTACACTACTGGTCCTATCACTGGAGCATGTCAGGTAAAAGCCAGCTTTTATCTGACTGCTCTGCCATGGTCACTTTCCGGCACCATCTTTGGTGGCAGCAACCCTGCCCCCGGTGCCGCGGTGGATCTCATAGATACAGTTTCTTTCGACAATATCGGCACCACAGTAACCGATGGTAATGGTTGGTACAGTTTTGCTGTGAGTAATGGCGCGTATAAACTGATTGTCAATGCCAATGGCTATGAAGAATCGGTCGTCAATAATATTGGTATAAGTGGTTCAGATGTTCTCCAGGATGTAGTGCTCATAGCCCCTCCAACGCAAATATCAACAACGATAAGCGGTGTTGTATATTCATTTGAAGGGGTGGCGGTTGACGGAATTGATATCCAGCTTTACGACGGAAATGTCACCACATGGCATGGCACAACAGATATCAATGGCGAATATAGTATTACGGTCAATACAAATAGCATTAAAAATCTGGCTTTTTCTCTGCACAGTGGAACAACAAGCGCAGCAGTAGTTCTGCCGGATTCATTTTATAAAAGTTACTCCAAATTCCCTCCATTTGTGACAGATGGTACCGATGAGGTTAGAAACATCACTCTCCCGGAAGTTGTTAATATCTGTGGCAAGAGTACTGACTCGAATGGGGCAGCGGTTGGTGATGTTCGCTTAAGCTTTGCGACGACAACAGTTGACGGTTTTTATAATTATATATCCACTTTCACTCTGGCAGATGGCAGTTTTTGCAAAGATGTATTTGCCGATGTTGATTATCGGGTAAATCTGACACCGCCTGCCGGAAGTACAGAATATACCAGTACGAACTATACAAATGTTGATTTCAGTACCAGCCAGACAAGAGATTTTGTACTGGATGACGCAATGGTGTTTACCTCAACAATAAGTGGTGTTGTCCTTTCATTTGAAGGGGTGCCTTTAGACGGGATTGATAT
It encodes:
- a CDS encoding site-specific integrase — protein: MKKALIEFDCNHNTTNDALANLDKAERAVVDSFEKYCLISASPSRAQKSKSNAVRFLLMVEKPLSSVNLEDLREFLVILKKSGFSDYYKNDVKGFVQRFLKWHFKDWSDRFEGFSDIKYNGDAQRKDKIDPEDILTKDDVARLIRGEESLSWKTFLVSQYEGALRTIECRNLKWADIDMEDPDVYFFNVNSKKNKNSTDKERTSPPLIQSVYFLNELKKSQETSGIKSPYVFPSSKNSNTCISSGMVNMWFSRLTKRVLGKKTKNYLLRHSKGEELHKLVREGRLSKENAFQMMGHSEKMFDKTYSHSNKIEVKKLLKKQVLDVDYIAPEKKHKLERDIGQLRKQILELKEKIGDIKSFGAVTNSLFEDKNIQKTLLQSMIQNGFGKQLMELAGK
- a CDS encoding fibronectin type III domain-containing protein, whose translation is MLNSTSKFTAQTPVKMIIDSFLFLSLLLSAMCLVSEAVYASELLQFTTGGHVLGFSDSGVVVAGGNHAVKVDFVGAAKVLPTVNEGNTFSTETVRGVPILNRVTYDNLWDKITLKYDRTESGLVESTYHISPHGKQDSPIDLVRLRYNLPVSLDSSGNLVITYETGQMQESKPVAWQDIDGLRRPISVNFRILSSTEVGFALGNYDNRYALVIDPVLSWHTFLGSSAYDFASGITKDASGNLYVTGYSTATWGSPLNAYAGGYDAFVAKLNSSGALQWNTFLGSANTDYGYDITADTSGNLYITGSSWGAWGAPLNAHAGSAEGFVAKLNSSGVLQWNTFLGSAQPDSAYAITTDTIGNIYITGSSYAWGSPLNAHAGDSDVFVAKLNSSGVLQWHTFLGSANLDYTRGIITDTSGNLYILGQSDATWGSPLNAHAGSEDAFVSKLNSSGVLQWHTFLGSANADRAQGITADISGNLYITGFSPATWGSPLNAHAGSEDAFVAKLNNSGVLQWHTFLGSASADRGFEITSDSSGNLYITGYSTATWGSPLNAHAGSEDVFVASLNSAGALQWHTFLGSSSADGGIDITADTSGNLYITGYSPATWGSPLNAHSGSEDAFVAKLYVDTSPGLSTGLVAYYPLECDASDQSGNGNDGTIMNTPTCQAGVNGSALHFVGRSHTGADGDHVLLPDMGVASMSEMSMCLWVNEEGMAATSWGGESYIVFGSVPSGRAGIWHEGNDVELAETSIGLAVGNGNVTGELALQVPFYKATDRNAWKFYCMSYDGTTLDAYMDGQLVDSAPKTLHIASNNAALARHWWSGSSTSTRFTGLMDEVRIYNRPLSSTEIHDLYIQDAPGGDTDGDGIFDTQDPDDDNDGVADALDTNSTNPTICGDTDNDTCDDCSVQVDGFGPLVDSIPNDDGLDSDSDGICDAGDLCASDPAKTNPGICGCGTPDTGDSDVDGVLDCIDACPGFDDNQDADGDSIPDGCDTWDVTPSAGAGGSISPAVIQPIIYGETASFTIIPDTDYSIDAVTGCGGNLVGSIYTTGPITGACQVKASFYLTALPWSLSGTIFGGSNPAPGAAVDLIDTVSFDNIGTTVTDGNGWYSFAVSNGAYKLIVNANGYEESVVNNIGISGSDVLQDVVLIAPPTQISTTISGVVYSFEGVAVDGIDIQLYDGNVTTWHGTTDINGEYSITVNTNSIKNLAFSLHSGTTSAAVVLPDSFYKSYSKFPPFVTDGTDEVRNITLPEVVNICGKSTDSNGAAVGDVRLSFATTTVDGFYNYISTFTLADGSFCKDVFADVDYRVNLTPPAGSTEYTSTNYTNVDFSTSQTRDFVLDDAMVFTSTISGVVLSFEGVPLDGIDIELSDGDVTTWHGTTDSNGEYSITVSTDTPQNLTFSLNSGTTTAAVILPDSFYKSWNHFPSFVADGNDEVRNITLPEVVNVCGNTTDSGGGAVGDVRLGLFATTPDGFYNNISTYTLADGSFCKNVFADIDYQVILTPPAGSTEYTSTNYTNVDISTSRTIDFVLDYATIITTTISGIIRSFEGIALDGIDISLYDGDVTTWHSVTDINGEYSITVSTGTPQNLRFSLHSGTTTAAVVLPDSFYKSWNNFPTFVAGGTDEVRNITLPEVVAVCGGTTDSNGVAVGGVRLGFVTTTVDYFYSYISTFALADGSFCKDVFADIDYSISVTAPAGSGFGSGNVSPVDISNPKLINFILTMPDNVSPTIISGPTITSISDTMAVVEWQTNEKTSGEVRYGLNDPPSSIITVPAPATMHSQVLTGLTPDTDYFVQVTGSDIDGNGPVVSVVVSFHTKPTPDTKAPVITEGLIIKEIGHNSAVVEWETDEPSIGTLYYGITEGLGSFVGGSLSTEHGVTLTDLNPNTLYYIQVSSVDNIGNGPSLSPILSFYTEVVPDNIPPEIIEGPMILNISDTGATVFWTTDEPATSGVSYNDGTAYGVYQDDALVTEHTVSLTDLTASTTYQLTISSKDGQNNGPTLAGPKSFTTLASPDTNPPVIIESPLVVNITHQSVMIRWRTDEPANGVIEYGLAFDQLTETEGHVKLKKPHNMTITGLEAGTEYFFRVLSTDASGNGPVISAVYSFTTHPLPKSKKPKLIKHPEIGHSDDDDQVTIIWETDEPTDTVLEYNEPGESPKRCSKGEKVKKHQVTVKGLKSDTDYEIAVEATDIDGDRTHAKLGDNFVLIAFVGDAGVFVPQTTVRTSATPDLAAPVITSSPIVVGLSDTAAAIKWETDEISDSLIRYGLSGGSLNLQSGDIVDVGVHTIVLTNLMANTTYDYTVESIDTADNGPTVSTTYSFTTLAVPDTTDPVITTAPVATFLNESFATIEWTTDEAATTTINFGTVSGSLTQQDSIIGVSLDHVLTLTGLSSGTIYNYEVVSTDISGNTVTSSEYIFTTTGVAPGDFDGDGVLDTSDAFPDDPAASVDTDGDGYPDEWNTGKTQDDSLTGLTLDACSDILPIRLGGSYYWEGGLQTVYDVSMISSGTIKAHSYFVNGPLLLDKEDIDVTIEGGYNCDYSDNSGAPTVIESLTIVPPSGTVTIDNIVIQ